CTTATCAGAATTTGCTAAATTTTGCAGCACAGTTATTTAACCAGTTCAATTTGTTTCATTCTAGCTTGTCAGTTCCTTTATCATCTACATCGCTTAGACTGTGTACATCTGAGTTTTCAAGTTGATTTTTTTCTATGTAATATTGTACAGACTACAAATGCCTAGTCCTAGCAAGTTGAACTACACTAATTACTAGGTGGTGTACATCAAATTGTTTTATTCTAGCTTATcagttctttttatcttttacatCAATGAGATGGTAAGTATCTGAGTTTTTGAGTTGACATTTTTCTTTTATattgtaaaagtatttttttctaGCAAAGTCAACTACACTATTACCTGTAGCATACATCAACTGTATTAACTAACCTCTCTCAACTTATTCCAAGTTGAGAGAGCTTAGTGATTTCAGGTTCTAATATGCAGGTTTCCAAGGAGCAGAGAGGATGTTGGATCGAGTCTAATGTAGAACTTGAGTCATTGAGATATTGGATTTTGGTCCTTGAGGTAGAAATATCAATCTCATCATCATtctcaagaagaaaaaggagTTCATGACAATGAAACAACAATGTTCATTTTATATGATCTCAGTtacattgtgtttgaaaatcatgTATCAGCATTTTCTGTCTCCTCTTTTACTTTATAGAAATTTGGTTTCACTCTTGGAGAGTGGGAAGGACTAATGGTACCATATCACCACAGCCTTTTGGAGACATTAAACAGCTCCTTGTCCAACCCTTGCACTCTTCTGCTTGCAACTCCCAACCTGATGAAAGCTGGAGGACATGTAAGACTCTACCTGGTTTCAATGGTCTTTAAATGCCAACTTGAATGATACTATTGAGTGACTAGTATGCTGTGTGTGTCATAGATAGTGGCAGATTGTGAGATCAATGCATATAGATTTCAAGCACAACAACAAAGTCTACCAATACCACCTCTCCACACTGCTGAAAGAAGGAAACATGCAAAAAAGTGCTACAAAAACTACACCTCTACTGATGCTCATCTTCTTCACCCTCACTACATTACTTctacatcctctctctctctctctctctcaagcaaTGCAGTTGAGCCCCATGCATCCTGACACCAAGCTCCTCAGCAGCATCTTCTGCAATCAATGTTAGAACACAACACCCAGGATGTGATCTTTGCTCTAAACTTTGGTAGGCTATCACAAAAGAACACAAGCATAAAAAGACTAGGCTAACCCTCTCGGGCTTCTTGTGGAGGAGCTCAGGTGGAATCTTGTACAAGTCCTCGTCCACAGCCTTGGGAGCTCTTCCTCCCCTTGCTGTGGTCTGAGCTGCCACATCACACACCCTCCATTGCTTCCTCTGCTTCTCTCCTCCTCTCTTCACCTTCTCAACCACAAATCAGTGAACAGCTTTGAGATCCTACAACTCAATGCAAAGTGTTACCTGGCAACATTCAACAATATATAAAGAACCTTTCTCTGGTGATGCTGGTGATGTTGATGATAAGCTGCTCTCACTGCCATGCGCAGATCATCCCAGTTATCCCAGTCCCCATGCGCTGGAATGTGGTGCCTGCTCATCATCATCTCCTACAACCAGAAAACAGCATGCTGCACTCTAGTAGTACTGGTGCTTATAAAGAAGAagcgagaggagagagagagaggagaggaagcAGTGGACTAGTAAGCAGTAGAGAGAGGTCATTGTCAATGGCACAGAGAGGCATGACGTGGCCTCCTCACCGAGGACACCATTCCCCCTCAGCCGAGTGTTTCCACTGCTTCTTATGCTCTGCTTTATGGCTTCCATCCCAAAGCCACCGTAAGGTTGGTTTCTTTAATGTCTCCACGCTTGGATTGCCGCGTCCATCAGGTGTTGACGTTTGAGCCAAAGGAAAGCTTTGCTCTGCAGCTTTGAAGGCCAAAGCTTACTGGTCTCCATCTTCATCTCTTTCCGGTCTGTCTTTCTGTCCTTCCGGTTCTATCGAAACCAAGACCTTGCTTGCTTGTAATGGGATTCCATTGCAGTTTTCGTGCGATCAATCAGCAAACAAGACAGTGGGAGTGTAGGACTTGGGTTGGGAGAATGATGgagataataattatatatatatatatattatccattataattagttatccttagtattttaaaaaattatattaaaatatttatgtttacgaaagtaaaatattaagatttttataaaaaaataatttaatacaattaaatattttaatttcataaatataaggATTCAAATGTATCTTTTCAAAATAGGAATGCTAAAGATAATAAATTatagggataatatataattagcctgaaAAGTGATAGATTATAGTAGAGCTATTATTAACATTTCATTATACACAGCCAATTTATatcca
This Musa acuminata AAA Group cultivar baxijiao chromosome BXJ1-2, Cavendish_Baxijiao_AAA, whole genome shotgun sequence DNA region includes the following protein-coding sequences:
- the LOC135611557 gene encoding uncharacterized protein LOC135611557, whose amino-acid sequence is MMMSRHHIPAHGDWDNWDDLRMAVRAAYHQHHQHHQRKVKRGGEKQRKQWRVCDVAAQTTARGGRAPKAVDEDLYKIPPELLHKKPERKMLLRSLVSGCMGLNCIA